A window from Roseburia sp. 499 encodes these proteins:
- a CDS encoding M15 family metallopeptidase, with the protein MKYRRFIFFIVIICIFAICVFFKREKQDSEIVENERENQSHTTTGVQYHDIPVSDIIEPLSPGDIVTNATLETKGIDSLFYSTEITEELQNRIIGNSYRENDNIALSELRYLRVLYYGFDGETHIGELIVNRKIETDILEIMQELYKNQYPIEKMVLIDEYDANDENSMEDNNTSAFNYRTVNGSSKLSKHSLGLAVDINPRFNPCVRTINGEVSVEPANGAEYVDRTQEFSHKITESDLCYQLFIEHGFTWGGSWNSVKDYQHFEKDI; encoded by the coding sequence ATGAAATATAGGCGTTTTATATTCTTTATAGTTATCATATGTATTTTTGCAATATGTGTTTTTTTTAAAAGAGAAAAACAGGATTCTGAGATAGTAGAAAACGAAAGGGAAAATCAGTCCCATACAACGACTGGTGTTCAATACCATGATATTCCGGTCAGCGACATCATTGAACCATTATCCCCCGGTGATATCGTCACCAATGCAACACTTGAAACGAAAGGAATCGACAGTCTATTCTATAGCACAGAAATTACTGAAGAACTGCAAAATCGTATCATAGGAAATTCCTATCGAGAAAATGATAACATAGCACTATCAGAATTACGTTATTTGCGAGTACTGTATTATGGATTTGACGGGGAAACTCATATAGGAGAACTGATTGTTAACCGGAAAATAGAAACTGACATTTTAGAAATTATGCAGGAATTATACAAGAATCAATACCCCATCGAAAAGATGGTATTAATTGACGAATATGATGCAAATGATGAGAATTCCATGGAAGACAACAATACATCCGCCTTTAATTATCGTACCGTCAATGGCAGTTCTAAATTATCCAAGCACAGTCTGGGACTTGCTGTAGATATTAATCCTAGATTTAATCCTTGCGTTAGAACCATAAATGGTGAAGTTTCTGTAGAACCTGCTAATGGAGCGGAGTATGTCGACCGGACACAGGAGTTTTCACATAAGATAACAGAGAGCGACCTATGTTATCAGTTATTTATAGAGCATGGTTTTACATGGGGCGGAAGTTGGAATTCGGTTAAGGATTACCAGCATTTTGAAAAAGATATTTAG
- a CDS encoding ABC transporter ATP-binding protein, translated as MEKLMEISHVGYSYHTMEGETPALININFTVHKGDFLSIVGPSGCGKSTLLSLLSGLIEPEHGSILLYGQKLFQKGSGTIGYMLQHDHLFEWRTIEKNVLLGLEIQNRLTPENKEKVMDMLERYGLYKFKDSRPSQLSGGMRQRAALIRTLALEPELLLLDEPFSALDYQTRLTVGDDIGSIIKKEQKTAILVTHDLSEAVSLGSQVLVLSKRPGTVKSMIPITFSDNLTPLERRNTPEFKDYFNIIWKELNSDD; from the coding sequence ATGGAAAAACTTATGGAAATCAGCCATGTGGGTTACTCCTATCACACTATGGAAGGCGAAACCCCGGCTTTAATTAATATAAATTTTACTGTTCATAAAGGTGACTTTCTAAGCATTGTAGGCCCCAGCGGATGTGGCAAATCCACGCTTCTTTCCTTGCTTTCCGGACTGATTGAACCGGAACATGGTTCCATCCTGCTCTACGGTCAGAAACTATTCCAAAAAGGCAGTGGAACCATTGGTTATATGCTTCAGCATGACCACCTGTTTGAATGGCGTACGATTGAAAAAAATGTACTTCTCGGGCTGGAAATTCAAAACCGACTTACACCGGAAAACAAAGAAAAAGTTATGGATATGCTAGAACGCTATGGCTTGTACAAGTTCAAAGATTCCAGACCTTCACAATTATCCGGTGGTATGCGTCAGCGTGCCGCACTGATTCGCACCCTTGCTCTGGAACCGGAACTACTGCTTTTGGATGAACCCTTTTCTGCCCTCGATTATCAGACAAGACTTACCGTCGGAGATGATATTGGGTCTATTATTAAAAAAGAACAAAAAACTGCCATTCTAGTTACCCATGACCTTTCCGAAGCAGTCAGTCTTGGCAGTCAGGTTCTTGTTCTTAGCAAACGTCCCGGTACGGTAAAAAGTATGATTCCTATCACTTTTTCAGATAACCTAACCCCTTTGGAGCGGCGAAACACACCGGAATTTAAGGACTATTTTAACATTATATGGAAGGAGTTGAACTCAGATGACTGA